The proteins below come from a single Ktedonobacterales bacterium genomic window:
- a CDS encoding FAD-dependent monooxygenase: protein MRVLISGGGIAGLTLAYWLHQYAIPAVVIEQATGLRRDGYAIDFFGTGYDVARRMGLIDRLASQQIPLDTIAYVNRAGKPIATLERALLQRVTQGKYLGLMHWTLEEALYDALGGQVEVRFDRSLASIHTGADAVDVAFTDGTSESFDLLIGADGVHSLTRELVFGPEDRFSHFLGYMVASYPLADRYGIGRSWQMYSVPGRTVGAYVSRQEGEIITFFLYHQAEPDRLPQEQRLTRLRQVFAEMGWITPQLLADVSPSEHIFLDAVSQIRMPSWSQGRVALVGDACGCPTLVSGQGASLAMGGAYLLAEALREAAAYQEAFRRYEQRMRPHVQTQQKHARGLAKSFAPTSRVGILAQRLLLKAVLRDAFTGLLRRQFGAESLLQARAIRR, encoded by the coding sequence CATTCCCGCAGTGGTCATTGAACAAGCGACAGGTCTCCGTCGGGACGGATATGCGATTGACTTTTTCGGCACAGGCTACGATGTCGCCCGGCGCATGGGCCTCATTGACCGGCTGGCGTCTCAGCAGATTCCGCTGGACACGATTGCCTACGTCAATCGAGCAGGAAAGCCGATTGCGACACTGGAAAGGGCGCTCTTGCAGCGTGTCACGCAGGGAAAGTACCTGGGACTCATGCACTGGACGCTCGAAGAGGCGCTCTATGACGCGCTGGGCGGGCAGGTCGAAGTTCGTTTTGACCGCTCACTCGCTTCCATCCATACCGGCGCTGATGCGGTGGATGTGGCCTTCACCGACGGGACGAGTGAGTCGTTCGATCTCCTCATCGGCGCGGACGGTGTGCATTCCCTGACCCGGGAACTGGTGTTTGGGCCGGAAGACCGCTTTAGCCATTTCCTTGGCTACATGGTGGCGAGCTATCCGCTTGCCGACCGCTATGGCATCGGTCGTAGCTGGCAGATGTACAGCGTGCCTGGTCGCACAGTGGGCGCGTATGTCAGCCGACAGGAAGGCGAGATCATCACCTTTTTCCTGTATCATCAGGCGGAGCCGGATCGGCTGCCGCAAGAGCAGCGTCTGACACGGCTGCGCCAGGTGTTCGCGGAGATGGGCTGGATTACACCGCAGTTGCTTGCTGACGTTTCTCCCTCTGAGCATATCTTCCTCGACGCCGTGAGCCAGATTCGCATGCCTTCCTGGTCTCAGGGCCGGGTGGCCCTCGTCGGCGATGCCTGCGGCTGTCCCACGCTGGTTTCGGGGCAAGGGGCTTCACTCGCTATGGGAGGAGCCTATCTCCTGGCCGAAGCCTTGCGCGAAGCCGCCGCGTATCAGGAAGCCTTTCGCCGCTATGAGCAGCGGATGCGCCCACACGTCCAGACCCAGCAGAAGCACGCGCGCGGGCTTGCCAAATCTTTCGCGCCCACCAGCCGCGTTGGTATTCTGGCTCAGCGCCTGCTGTTGAAAGCCGTGCTGCGGGACGCCTTTACCGGCCTGCTGCGCCGACAGTTCGGCGCGGAAAGTCTGCTCCAGGCGCGCGCGATACGCCGCTGA